The DNA region AAAGTTAATCCCTATGACTGGCTCAAAAATATCTTCCAGGTCATGCGCGCACATTCCGTAAATAAAATCCACGAGCTTCTGCCGCATAATTGGGGCAACGTCTTAAGCGCCTAAATGAGATGGGGATGGGGGGACGGATACGTCTATACCAACGCCAGCTGGAGAACGTAGTAGCAATACCCTCACATCGAGCGCTGTTAGAAACGCATCCGGAATTCGCGCCTCATAGTGTGCAAGGAGTGTCTTAATGAAGCTCTCTTCTCCTCCGAATCCGGTCAGTAGGGTCAGGTCAATATCATTTGTGGTGCGAAGATCTCCCCATCGTTGCAGGGCGAGTCCTCCTATAAAACAGAGGGAGAAACCCTATTTAGTTAAAAGGCTTGAAGCGCCACTACTTCTTCAAAGATATTCTTCATGAAAAAAGGGTCTTACGAAACACTCGTTGTTGCTCGATAAGTCCCGAGGAATTAGAGGGCTGTCGCTGCTCAATGCAACGGGTAAACGCAGGAAGAAGCGACTGTAAGCCCTTAACTGTATAGATCTTGGGCAGCTCACGCGCGCGCAGATCCTCTAGCACCTGAGAGGCGCGCTTACAGGCAGATATACGTTTCTTAGCATCGTCTGCTTGATTACGCATAAGTTTAGTATATCAGAAGCGTGAGTGAGCGCTAACATTTTTCTTAGTAAGTAGTTCAGATTATCGCAGCTATTTACAGGGTCAGATTGCAGAGCAATCTGGGGTAAATAGTTAAATAAAATCAGGGAACTCATGGCCCTGATTCTTCTCGCGCACGTACTTCTTCTCCCAGTCTGCGCTTAATAGCAGCACAGTGCGATCACGCGCATCGAGCGCTAGAAATGAACCCATCGGAAGGACTAATGTCTTTACATCCCCAAGAACGTAGACGCTATGGCGGTAGGGGAGATAATCTATCGCCGAGGTAACCCCGTACTCCTCCTTTAACCTAAACTGCAACACCTCAAACTGAAGCTTTCCGACCGCAGCAACCAGGGGTGGATCCTTTGGATTCTTTAGCGAGCGTAAAATCTGTACAGCACCCTCATACGCCAGTTGATTGATGCCCTTGTCAAACGACTTATGGCGTAAGACATCAGTTGGACGGATCTGTGCTACGATCTCTGGGGGAAACTGCGGCATAGGCTTAAAATTAAAGCCCCCCTCAAGTGAAACTGTATCGCCGATAGCGAACGCACCTGGATTAATTACGCCGATAATATCGCCTGGAAAAGCCTCCTCAACGGTGCTTCTATCCTGCGCTACGAGGCTATACGAACGGGAGAGTCGAATATCTTTGGCAGAGCGGTGATGCTTTACCACCATGTCGCGTTCGAACCTCCCGGAACAGACCCTCAGATACGCCATACTATCCCGATGACGGGGATTCATATTGGCCTGAATCTTAAAAACATAGGCTGAAAAAGGGCGCTCAATCGGATTAATTCGTACTATCTCACCAGCGCCGTTTATCGCCTCATAGGGGTGCGGGGGCGGAGCAAGCTCTGAAAATCGGTCGAAGAACGGCTCCACTCCGAAATTAGTTAGGGCCGAACCAAAAAAGACCGGCGTGACCTCTCCGGCCAGGAATTTTTCGTTGGTGAATGGATTACCAGCCGTTGCAAGAAGCTCCAGCTCTTCATTGAGTTGCGCATACTCCTCCTGCATGAGTGCGCCACTAGCTAACGCTTGATCGAGGCTTAAAGATTGATAGCTCGCCCTGGCTGCGCCGCCCTGCTCTGATTTTGTAAAGAGCATCACCTCACGCGTAGCGGGATAAACAACCCCCTTAAATGAGCTGCCGCTACCGATCGGCCAACTAATAGGAGATGCCAGGATTCCAAGCACCTGCTCAACCTCCTCCAGCAGCTCTAAGGGATCTTTGCTAGATAGATCCATCTTATTGATAAAGGTTAGGATCGGGGTGCGCTGCATACGACAGACCGCGAAGAGCTTGCGGGTCTGCGCCTCGACGCCCTTGGCTGCATCGAGCACCATCACTGCGCTATCGGCAGCCGTGAGGGTTCTGTAGGTATCTTCGCTAAAGTCCTGGTGGCCCGGCGTATCGAGCACGTTAATAATAGAGCCCTTGTACGGGAACTGCATGGCCGAGGCTGAGACCGAGATTCCACGCTCCTGCTCAAGGGTCATCCAGTCGGAGCTTGTAGCGCGCCCACCCTTTCTGGCGCGTACCATTCCTGCCACGCCGATCTGACCAGAATAAAGCAACAGCTTCTCGGTCAGGGTTGTTTTCCCGGCATCAGGATGGCTGATGATAGCGAAGGTCCTGCGCTTGGCTGTATGAGCTGCTAGCTCTTTTGTGGAAACGTCACTACTCACCATATTTTATAGTCATAATCTCTAACATAGTCGGAGTTTTATCGCACCTTTTTGTGCCGATCTTCGCTAAATTTGCCCGCTTAAGGGGTATTTCCCTAGCCCTAGGGCCCTGTGCTAGCCTTTGTACATTAACTAGTCTGCCGTGCTGCTGATTAACTGTGGCATAGCCATCGATAGGAGCCCTTATGAAAGATCTGCTGCTAGTATCAAAGGACACCGTAGTGTCGTTTCATTACACGCTTAAGAATGGAGACGGCGAGGTACTTGACTCATCTCAGGGTGGAGATCCACTTTCATACCTACACGGCTACGAGCAGATCGTACTCGGCCTTGAGAAGGCGCTGGTCGGCAAGACCGTGGGCGCGACGTTAAATGTTGTAGTAGCTCCCGAAGAGGGTTACGGCCCACGCCGCGAAGATCTCGTGATAACCGTCCCGCGTGAGCAATGGACCCTTCCAGATACAGTTGGGATAGACGAGATAGTGGAGCTTCAATCTGATGAGGGACAGAGCCTCCCAGCTCGCATAGTCGATATGCAACCTGATTGTATTATGCTCGATGCAAATCATCCTTTAGCTGGTGTGGTGCTACACTTCGATGTTGAGCTAACAGAGGTACGACCTGCCAAAGACGAGGAGCTCTCACACGGGCATGTGCATGGTCCAGGTGGACACGAGCACTAAAAGCGCTGTGTGATTATCCCGTATTCACTCCTAAGCCCAGCCGTACTGCAGGGCGTAATTGAAGACTTCGTACTTCGGGAAGGAACCGACTACGGAGAGCACCCGGCCGGTGCTCCGACCCTTGAGAGTAAGGTTTATCAAGTAAGGCGACAGCTAGAGCAGGGTGATGTAGTAGTGGTGTTCGATCAGGCCTCAGAGAGCTGCGATATAGTAAGCAAGGGTAGCGCCCGCTATAAAGCGGCGCTGATCGTAGAAACAACGCAGCAGGAATAGGAATAAGCGGGGTATCTGCATGTTAGGAGACTCCAATCAACGCTTAACACAACCACACTGGGCCGAGCTCCCAGATGAAGAGCTGCTCAAGATCAATATGTGCGACCTTGAGCTCTCTATCGAGGGCACGCCACTCGAGCACCGTATTGCGCTTATTAGACAGGAGCTGCGAGATCGCAACATACTTTTTGAACCGCACTTCTGGCTCTCTGACGAGTGGTTCTGCGCTGATGGTATACCCGGCATAGCTATTCCTTTCTATCTGGCGCACCCACGACTCGAGAAACTTGAGCGAGCACAACTCCTGGAGGTTGAGGGGGGCGAGGAGGCTTGGTGTCTAAAGATTTTGCGCCACGAGGTTGGGCATGCTATCGAGAACGGTTTTCGTCTAAGGCTTCTAAAGCAACGCAAAAAAGTCTTTGGAAGATCGTCTCTTACATATCCTGAGTACTACACCCCCAAGCCGTACAGTAAGAGCTTCGTCCTACATCTAGATCCATGGTATGCGCAGAGTCATCCGGACGAGGATTTTGCAGAGACCTTTGCCGTATGGCTTACGCCAAATTCAGATTGGCGCGAACGCTATAAGGGCTGGCCGGCCATAAATAAGCTCCTCTACATGGAGCGGCTAATGGGTGAAATCGCTGAAAAAACAGCGCCCGTACAGAACAAAAAGCTGCTTGACCCGCTACGCTCCATTAAAAAGACCCTTGCAGAGCACTATGCTATTCGAAAGGAGAAGTACAGCAAAGAGACCCCATGCTTTTACGACAAGGAGCTACTCACCCTATTTTCTGATCAAGCAGCATTTTCCAAAAACCTGCCTGCCTCAAGCTTTATTAGACGAAAGAGGCGTTTGATTCGTTCAACCGTTTCTCGCTGGACGGGAACCTATCAATATACTATCGATAGGGTACTTGAGGCGATGCTACGACGAGCCTCGGAGCTTGGCTTGCGCTTGACCCTCTCAGAGGAGGAGACTATCAAACAGTTTACGGTGCTGGTTACAGTTCAGACCATGAACTACCTGCATAGCGGAAGACACAGGGTTGCCCTATGAAAAAGCTCCGCATCCTCTGCCTGGCACACGAAGACCTTACCCCTCCTGAGCATGTGTCGAGCGATGCTGACTTTCACAATGAAGATTGGCGTACCGAACAATACGTGATCTCAACGCTTAGAGGGCTAGGACACGAAGTGACGATGCTTGGCGTACGTTCCGATCTTGAGCCTATCCGCACGACGGTCAGGGAATTTAAGCCAGATATAGTATTTAACCTGCTAGAGGAATTTAACGACCAACCGCTCTACGATCAAAATGTTGTTAGCTTTCTTGAGCTAATTCAGATCCCGCATACCGGATGCAATCCGCGTGGCATGATGTTGGCCCGCGATAAGGCGTTAAGTAGAAAGGTCTTGAGCTACCACCGTATACCCGGCCCAGATTTTGCCGTATTCCCAAGGGGTCGCAAGGTGCGACGCCCGCGCAAGCTCACATTTCCGCTCTTTGTAAAATCTCTGCTTGAGGAGGCGTCGCTTGGAATATCAGCCGCATCCGTCGTTGATAACGACAAGGAGCTGACGGAGCGTGTTGCGTTTATGCACGATAAGCATAATACGGACGTCATCGTAGAGGAGTATATCGAGGGCCGCGAGCTGTACGTTGGCATTATCGGGGAGGCGCGTTTAACGGTCCTTCCAATCTGGGAGCTTATTTTTGAAAATATGCCCGAGGGCGCGCCGCTAATCGCGACACGTCGGGTTAAGTGGAACGCCAAGTATCAGCAGAAGCACGGTATAGTAAGCCGAGCCGCCACAGACCTTTCGCCAGAGCTGGTGCTTCGCATCGAAAACATCTGCAAACGCACCTATCGTGCGCTTGAGCTCTCCGGCTATGCGCGTATCGATCTGCGCCTTAAGCCAAGCGGCGAGGTCTTTATCCTCGAAGCAAATCCCAATCCAGAGATCGCGAGCGGCGAGGACTTTGCCGACTCAGCTAAACAGGCCGGCTACTCATACGAGGAGCTACTGCAGAAACTTGTAGCACTTGGACTTAGGCGTAGTGAATAGTTTCGGCATATAGATAGCCCTACAGTTAATCAGTATCTATCTCCAAGACCCGGCGCTTTAGCTGGCTACGGGGCACTATACGCAGATCCTGAAACGAATTCATAAAACGTGGCAGTAATTCGTTCAGCCAGATAAGCTCTACATCTAGTGTAAGCACCGGATAGCTGCGATCGAAGAGCGCAAATGGAAGATCATGAATACGACATTCAAGGCTTCTAAGATCCAGTACGAAGTCTCCATCCGGCGAGTCAGAGTAGCTCAGAGTTTTCGCTGTAACCAGCATCGGATCGTGCTCTGATACCGGGCCACCCTCGGATTTAAGATACAGATGCCATTTTAACGCATCAAGCAACGGCCCAAGCGATGCCTCGTTAGCAACTAGATCTCCCTCATTTTCTGCCGGGGCAGGGGCCTGCATTAAGATCGAAGAGTGGTAGATCTCTCCCTGCGCAGAATTATCCTGTCGAAGCGAGTAGTCGCAACCAAGGCCGTACTCACCTGCAAAGCCCTTGTGGACCACGGCATGCGCAAGCCGAAACAGATCAAACAAATTAAGTGTCTCCATCAGATACCCAGCTATCTCTTGACCAATGCCGGAGGCCATCGTTAGGGGTGAGCCAACATCGACCGCAATGATTTTATCGCTCCTATTCTGTGCAAGAACTTCCTCTGGCAGTAACCCCATCCCATTTATATCTTGAACAGAGGAATTAATTTTGGCAGGATTCCAGCTTGACTGCCAATCCTTAAGGCAGGGGGAGAGCCTCTTCAGTAACCATGCGGAATCAACAAGCAGGGCCTTAATTAGGGATGTATTGTGGTGGTGATCGTTAAAGATCATAAGGGAGTAGTGTTGCGCAGAACCCCGACCGATGGCGATAGTATGCTCTGCAGGCCCATGAATAATCATTACTCCTCGGCATAACACAAGCTTCAGCTTTGTGAGATCCTCTATCTTACTGGCGAGGGATGGCCAGGCTTTTTTGTAAGAGATAAATGGATCTGTTGGACTATTAGGATCCATAACGAAGATCTTTTCGGTGGCGAGATTACTAAGCACTATCCCACTTCCTGGAAATCCTTCGTTGCTACTAGCATGTACGAGTTGGAGAGCTCCCAGTTCAAGACCAAATCTACCCAGCGGGCTGACCGTCTCATACGGCAGGCGCTTAAGGTCAAAACGGAGCGAATTTGCATAACCACGGTGAAGATCAGCTAATCGTCTATGGATCTCGTGTCGGTATGTGTTTGTTTGGCTCTCAACTAAGCCACCTGTAAGATCCCCCAGCAGACTCCAGGATACCTGCTGAGACTCGCTACGTTCGTAGCAACTAGCGAGCAAGCGCGCAAAAAGCTGTCCGACATTAGCGGCTCCATCCTGCTTAAGTGTCTCAATAAAGCTGCGACATGCCTGTTCATTCGGAGGTGTAGTAATCCAAGCTTGCAGGGCGGCGCTCACCAGCTCCGCAGTGTTTTGACCCGCGCGCTCTTGTGTCAGTCGTGGGATCGCTATAAGAAACGCCTCAATAATTATGGGGTTTATCTTGCTCTCAATAAGCTTAATAAAGCACCCAAAGAGTATCCTTGGCGACTCGAACCCCGCGGCTAGTGAGCAACTAACGAACTCGCGGCAGCGCTGCCACAAATGCGGATTATCTGCTTTTAGGTGGCTCATACTGGCTGAGAAGGTTCCCAGCGTCTTTAAGCGATCACGTTGGCCTAATTCTTTCTCTCTACATAGAAGATCCCTTAAAAGTTCAATATCTTGTAGCTCAGTATCCCTAT from Pseudomonadota bacterium includes:
- a CDS encoding putative zinc-binding metallopeptidase, which gives rise to MLGDSNQRLTQPHWAELPDEELLKINMCDLELSIEGTPLEHRIALIRQELRDRNILFEPHFWLSDEWFCADGIPGIAIPFYLAHPRLEKLERAQLLEVEGGEEAWCLKILRHEVGHAIENGFRLRLLKQRKKVFGRSSLTYPEYYTPKPYSKSFVLHLDPWYAQSHPDEDFAETFAVWLTPNSDWRERYKGWPAINKLLYMERLMGEIAEKTAPVQNKKLLDPLRSIKKTLAEHYAIRKEKYSKETPCFYDKELLTLFSDQAAFSKNLPASSFIRRKRRLIRSTVSRWTGTYQYTIDRVLEAMLRRASELGLRLTLSEEETIKQFTVLVTVQTMNYLHSGRHRVAL
- a CDS encoding peptidylprolyl isomerase, with amino-acid sequence MKDLLLVSKDTVVSFHYTLKNGDGEVLDSSQGGDPLSYLHGYEQIVLGLEKALVGKTVGATLNVVVAPEEGYGPRREDLVITVPREQWTLPDTVGIDEIVELQSDEGQSLPARIVDMQPDCIMLDANHPLAGVVLHFDVELTEVRPAKDEELSHGHVHGPGGHEH
- a CDS encoding peptide chain release factor 3, whose product is MVSSDVSTKELAAHTAKRRTFAIISHPDAGKTTLTEKLLLYSGQIGVAGMVRARKGGRATSSDWMTLEQERGISVSASAMQFPYKGSIINVLDTPGHQDFSEDTYRTLTAADSAVMVLDAAKGVEAQTRKLFAVCRMQRTPILTFINKMDLSSKDPLELLEEVEQVLGILASPISWPIGSGSSFKGVVYPATREVMLFTKSEQGGAARASYQSLSLDQALASGALMQEEYAQLNEELELLATAGNPFTNEKFLAGEVTPVFFGSALTNFGVEPFFDRFSELAPPPHPYEAINGAGEIVRINPIERPFSAYVFKIQANMNPRHRDSMAYLRVCSGRFERDMVVKHHRSAKDIRLSRSYSLVAQDRSTVEEAFPGDIIGVINPGAFAIGDTVSLEGGFNFKPMPQFPPEIVAQIRPTDVLRHKSFDKGINQLAYEGAVQILRSLKNPKDPPLVAAVGKLQFEVLQFRLKEEYGVTSAIDYLPYRHSVYVLGDVKTLVLPMGSFLALDARDRTVLLLSADWEKKYVREKNQGHEFPDFI
- a CDS encoding ATP-grasp domain-containing protein — translated: MKKLRILCLAHEDLTPPEHVSSDADFHNEDWRTEQYVISTLRGLGHEVTMLGVRSDLEPIRTTVREFKPDIVFNLLEEFNDQPLYDQNVVSFLELIQIPHTGCNPRGMMLARDKALSRKVLSYHRIPGPDFAVFPRGRKVRRPRKLTFPLFVKSLLEEASLGISAASVVDNDKELTERVAFMHDKHNTDVIVEEYIEGRELYVGIIGEARLTVLPIWELIFENMPEGAPLIATRRVKWNAKYQQKHGIVSRAATDLSPELVLRIENICKRTYRALELSGYARIDLRLKPSGEVFILEANPNPEIASGEDFADSAKQAGYSYEELLQKLVALGLRRSE
- a CDS encoding YheU family protein, with the protein product MIIPYSLLSPAVLQGVIEDFVLREGTDYGEHPAGAPTLESKVYQVRRQLEQGDVVVVFDQASESCDIVSKGSARYKAALIVETTQQE